A single Denticeps clupeoides chromosome 7, fDenClu1.1, whole genome shotgun sequence DNA region contains:
- the elavl3 gene encoding ELAV-like protein 3 isoform X5: MVTQIISTMETQVSNGPSGTSLPNGPVISTNGATDDSKTNLIVNYLPQNMTQEEFKSLFGSIGEIESCKLVRDKITGQSLGYGFVNYSDPSDADKAINTLNGLKLQTKTIKVSYARPSSASIRDANLYVSGLPKTMSQKDMEQLFSQYGRIITSRILVDQVTAGISRGVGFIRFDKRNEAEEAIKGLNGQKPLGAAEPITVKFANNPSQKTGQALLTQLYQTAARRYTGPLHHQTQRFRLDNLLNASYGVKRFSPITIDSMTSLAGVNLTGPAGAGWCIFVYNLSPEADESVLWQLFGPFGAVTNVKVIRDFTTNKCKGFGFVTMTNYDEAAMAIASLNGYRLGDRVLQVSFKTSKQHKA, encoded by the exons ATGGTTACT CAGATAATCAGCACCATGGAAACCCAGGTGTCCAACGGTCCGAGCGGAACCAGCCTGCCCAACGGCCCGGTGATCAGCACCAACGGCGCCACGGACGACAGCAAGACCAACCTGATAGTCAACTACCTGCCGCAGAACATGACGCAGGAGGAGTTCAAGAGCCTCTTCGGCAGCATCGGCGAGATCGAGTCCTGCAAGCTGGTGCGAGATAAGATCACAG GCCAGAGTTTGGGCTACGGTTTCGTCAACTACTCCGACCCCAGCGACGCCGACAAGGCCATCAACACGCTCAACGGTCTAAAGCTCCAGACCAAAACAATCAAG GTGTCCTACGCCAGGCCCAGTTCAGCCTCCATTCGAGACGCCAACCTGTACGTGAGCGGCCTCCCCAAAACCATGAGCCAGAAGGACATGGAGCAGCTGTTCTCCCAGTACGGCCGCATCATCACCTCTCGCATCCTGGTGGACCAAGTCACAG CAGGCATATCGCGAGGTGTGGGCTTCATCCGGTTTGACAAGAGAAACGAGGCGGAGGAGGCAATCAAGGGCCTGAACGGGCAGAAACCCCTGGGCGCGGCCGAGCCGATCACCGTCAAGTTTGCCAACAACCCCAGCCAGAAGACCGGCCAGGCGCTGCTCACCCAGCTGTACCAGACAGCCGCCCGCCGCTACACCGGACCCCTGCACCACCAGACCCAGCGTTTCAG ACTCGACAATTTACTAAACGCCAGCTACGGAGTCAAGag GTTCTCGCCCATCACCATAGACAGCATGACGAGCCTGGCGGGGGTCAACCTGACCGGCCCGGCCGGCGCCGGATGGTGCATCTTCGTCTACAACCTGTCTCCTGAAGCGGACGAGAGCGTCCTGTGGCAGCTGTTCGGGCCGTTCGGTGCCGTGACCAACGTCAAGGTTATCCGTgacttcaccaccaacaaatgCAAGGGCTTCGGCTTTGTTACCATGACCAACTACGACGAGGCGGCCATGGCCATCGCCAGCCTGAATGGCTATCGCCTGGGCGACCGCGTGCTTCAGGTCTCCTTCAAGACCAGCAAGCAGCACAAGGCCTGA
- the elavl3 gene encoding ELAV-like protein 3 isoform X2, translated as MVTIISTMETQVSNGPSGTSLPNGPVISTNGATDDSKTNLIVNYLPQNMTQEEFKSLFGSIGEIESCKLVRDKITGQSLGYGFVNYSDPSDADKAINTLNGLKLQTKTIKVSYARPSSASIRDANLYVSGLPKTMSQKDMEQLFSQYGRIITSRILVDQVTAGISRGVGFIRFDKRNEAEEAIKGLNGQKPLGAAEPITVKFANNPSQKTGQALLTQLYQTAARRYTGPLHHQTQRFRLDNLLNASYGVKSSPSLFPRFSPITIDSMTSLAGVNLTGPAGAGWCIFVYNLSPEADESVLWQLFGPFGAVTNVKVIRDFTTNKCKGFGFVTMTNYDEAAMAIASLNGYRLGDRVLQVSFKTSKQHKA; from the exons ATGGTTACT ATAATCAGCACCATGGAAACCCAGGTGTCCAACGGTCCGAGCGGAACCAGCCTGCCCAACGGCCCGGTGATCAGCACCAACGGCGCCACGGACGACAGCAAGACCAACCTGATAGTCAACTACCTGCCGCAGAACATGACGCAGGAGGAGTTCAAGAGCCTCTTCGGCAGCATCGGCGAGATCGAGTCCTGCAAGCTGGTGCGAGATAAGATCACAG GCCAGAGTTTGGGCTACGGTTTCGTCAACTACTCCGACCCCAGCGACGCCGACAAGGCCATCAACACGCTCAACGGTCTAAAGCTCCAGACCAAAACAATCAAG GTGTCCTACGCCAGGCCCAGTTCAGCCTCCATTCGAGACGCCAACCTGTACGTGAGCGGCCTCCCCAAAACCATGAGCCAGAAGGACATGGAGCAGCTGTTCTCCCAGTACGGCCGCATCATCACCTCTCGCATCCTGGTGGACCAAGTCACAG CAGGCATATCGCGAGGTGTGGGCTTCATCCGGTTTGACAAGAGAAACGAGGCGGAGGAGGCAATCAAGGGCCTGAACGGGCAGAAACCCCTGGGCGCGGCCGAGCCGATCACCGTCAAGTTTGCCAACAACCCCAGCCAGAAGACCGGCCAGGCGCTGCTCACCCAGCTGTACCAGACAGCCGCCCGCCGCTACACCGGACCCCTGCACCACCAGACCCAGCGTTTCAG ACTCGACAATTTACTAAACGCCAGCTACGGAGTCAAGag ctctccctctctcttccccaGGTTCTCGCCCATCACCATAGACAGCATGACGAGCCTGGCGGGGGTCAACCTGACCGGCCCGGCCGGCGCCGGATGGTGCATCTTCGTCTACAACCTGTCTCCTGAAGCGGACGAGAGCGTCCTGTGGCAGCTGTTCGGGCCGTTCGGTGCCGTGACCAACGTCAAGGTTATCCGTgacttcaccaccaacaaatgCAAGGGCTTCGGCTTTGTTACCATGACCAACTACGACGAGGCGGCCATGGCCATCGCCAGCCTGAATGGCTATCGCCTGGGCGACCGCGTGCTTCAGGTCTCCTTCAAGACCAGCAAGCAGCACAAGGCCTGA
- the elavl3 gene encoding ELAV-like protein 3 isoform X1, with protein sequence MVTQIISTMETQVSNGPSGTSLPNGPVISTNGATDDSKTNLIVNYLPQNMTQEEFKSLFGSIGEIESCKLVRDKITGQSLGYGFVNYSDPSDADKAINTLNGLKLQTKTIKVSYARPSSASIRDANLYVSGLPKTMSQKDMEQLFSQYGRIITSRILVDQVTAGISRGVGFIRFDKRNEAEEAIKGLNGQKPLGAAEPITVKFANNPSQKTGQALLTQLYQTAARRYTGPLHHQTQRFRLDNLLNASYGVKSSPSLFPRFSPITIDSMTSLAGVNLTGPAGAGWCIFVYNLSPEADESVLWQLFGPFGAVTNVKVIRDFTTNKCKGFGFVTMTNYDEAAMAIASLNGYRLGDRVLQVSFKTSKQHKA encoded by the exons ATGGTTACT CAGATAATCAGCACCATGGAAACCCAGGTGTCCAACGGTCCGAGCGGAACCAGCCTGCCCAACGGCCCGGTGATCAGCACCAACGGCGCCACGGACGACAGCAAGACCAACCTGATAGTCAACTACCTGCCGCAGAACATGACGCAGGAGGAGTTCAAGAGCCTCTTCGGCAGCATCGGCGAGATCGAGTCCTGCAAGCTGGTGCGAGATAAGATCACAG GCCAGAGTTTGGGCTACGGTTTCGTCAACTACTCCGACCCCAGCGACGCCGACAAGGCCATCAACACGCTCAACGGTCTAAAGCTCCAGACCAAAACAATCAAG GTGTCCTACGCCAGGCCCAGTTCAGCCTCCATTCGAGACGCCAACCTGTACGTGAGCGGCCTCCCCAAAACCATGAGCCAGAAGGACATGGAGCAGCTGTTCTCCCAGTACGGCCGCATCATCACCTCTCGCATCCTGGTGGACCAAGTCACAG CAGGCATATCGCGAGGTGTGGGCTTCATCCGGTTTGACAAGAGAAACGAGGCGGAGGAGGCAATCAAGGGCCTGAACGGGCAGAAACCCCTGGGCGCGGCCGAGCCGATCACCGTCAAGTTTGCCAACAACCCCAGCCAGAAGACCGGCCAGGCGCTGCTCACCCAGCTGTACCAGACAGCCGCCCGCCGCTACACCGGACCCCTGCACCACCAGACCCAGCGTTTCAG ACTCGACAATTTACTAAACGCCAGCTACGGAGTCAAGag ctctccctctctcttccccaGGTTCTCGCCCATCACCATAGACAGCATGACGAGCCTGGCGGGGGTCAACCTGACCGGCCCGGCCGGCGCCGGATGGTGCATCTTCGTCTACAACCTGTCTCCTGAAGCGGACGAGAGCGTCCTGTGGCAGCTGTTCGGGCCGTTCGGTGCCGTGACCAACGTCAAGGTTATCCGTgacttcaccaccaacaaatgCAAGGGCTTCGGCTTTGTTACCATGACCAACTACGACGAGGCGGCCATGGCCATCGCCAGCCTGAATGGCTATCGCCTGGGCGACCGCGTGCTTCAGGTCTCCTTCAAGACCAGCAAGCAGCACAAGGCCTGA
- the elavl3 gene encoding ELAV-like protein 3 isoform X9, whose product MVTQIISTMETQVSNGPSGTSLPNGPVISTNGATDDSKTNLIVNYLPQNMTQEEFKSLFGSIGEIESCKLVRDKITGQSLGYGFVNYSDPSDADKAINTLNGLKLQTKTIKVSYARPSSASIRDANLYVSGLPKTMSQKDMEQLFSQYGRIITSRILVDQVTAGISRGVGFIRFDKRNEAEEAIKGLNGQKPLGAAEPITVKFANNPSQKTGQALLTQLYQTAARRYTGPLHHQTQRFRFSPITIDSMTSLAGVNLTGPAGAGWCIFVYNLSPEADESVLWQLFGPFGAVTNVKVIRDFTTNKCKGFGFVTMTNYDEAAMAIASLNGYRLGDRVLQVSFKTSKQHKA is encoded by the exons ATGGTTACT CAGATAATCAGCACCATGGAAACCCAGGTGTCCAACGGTCCGAGCGGAACCAGCCTGCCCAACGGCCCGGTGATCAGCACCAACGGCGCCACGGACGACAGCAAGACCAACCTGATAGTCAACTACCTGCCGCAGAACATGACGCAGGAGGAGTTCAAGAGCCTCTTCGGCAGCATCGGCGAGATCGAGTCCTGCAAGCTGGTGCGAGATAAGATCACAG GCCAGAGTTTGGGCTACGGTTTCGTCAACTACTCCGACCCCAGCGACGCCGACAAGGCCATCAACACGCTCAACGGTCTAAAGCTCCAGACCAAAACAATCAAG GTGTCCTACGCCAGGCCCAGTTCAGCCTCCATTCGAGACGCCAACCTGTACGTGAGCGGCCTCCCCAAAACCATGAGCCAGAAGGACATGGAGCAGCTGTTCTCCCAGTACGGCCGCATCATCACCTCTCGCATCCTGGTGGACCAAGTCACAG CAGGCATATCGCGAGGTGTGGGCTTCATCCGGTTTGACAAGAGAAACGAGGCGGAGGAGGCAATCAAGGGCCTGAACGGGCAGAAACCCCTGGGCGCGGCCGAGCCGATCACCGTCAAGTTTGCCAACAACCCCAGCCAGAAGACCGGCCAGGCGCTGCTCACCCAGCTGTACCAGACAGCCGCCCGCCGCTACACCGGACCCCTGCACCACCAGACCCAGCGTTTCAG GTTCTCGCCCATCACCATAGACAGCATGACGAGCCTGGCGGGGGTCAACCTGACCGGCCCGGCCGGCGCCGGATGGTGCATCTTCGTCTACAACCTGTCTCCTGAAGCGGACGAGAGCGTCCTGTGGCAGCTGTTCGGGCCGTTCGGTGCCGTGACCAACGTCAAGGTTATCCGTgacttcaccaccaacaaatgCAAGGGCTTCGGCTTTGTTACCATGACCAACTACGACGAGGCGGCCATGGCCATCGCCAGCCTGAATGGCTATCGCCTGGGCGACCGCGTGCTTCAGGTCTCCTTCAAGACCAGCAAGCAGCACAAGGCCTGA
- the elavl3 gene encoding ELAV-like protein 3 isoform X6: protein MVTIISTMETQVSNGPSGTSLPNGPVISTNGATDDSKTNLIVNYLPQNMTQEEFKSLFGSIGEIESCKLVRDKITGQSLGYGFVNYSDPSDADKAINTLNGLKLQTKTIKVSYARPSSASIRDANLYVSGLPKTMSQKDMEQLFSQYGRIITSRILVDQVTAGISRGVGFIRFDKRNEAEEAIKGLNGQKPLGAAEPITVKFANNPSQKTGQALLTQLYQTAARRYTGPLHHQTQRFRLDNLLNASYGVKRFSPITIDSMTSLAGVNLTGPAGAGWCIFVYNLSPEADESVLWQLFGPFGAVTNVKVIRDFTTNKCKGFGFVTMTNYDEAAMAIASLNGYRLGDRVLQVSFKTSKQHKA from the exons ATGGTTACT ATAATCAGCACCATGGAAACCCAGGTGTCCAACGGTCCGAGCGGAACCAGCCTGCCCAACGGCCCGGTGATCAGCACCAACGGCGCCACGGACGACAGCAAGACCAACCTGATAGTCAACTACCTGCCGCAGAACATGACGCAGGAGGAGTTCAAGAGCCTCTTCGGCAGCATCGGCGAGATCGAGTCCTGCAAGCTGGTGCGAGATAAGATCACAG GCCAGAGTTTGGGCTACGGTTTCGTCAACTACTCCGACCCCAGCGACGCCGACAAGGCCATCAACACGCTCAACGGTCTAAAGCTCCAGACCAAAACAATCAAG GTGTCCTACGCCAGGCCCAGTTCAGCCTCCATTCGAGACGCCAACCTGTACGTGAGCGGCCTCCCCAAAACCATGAGCCAGAAGGACATGGAGCAGCTGTTCTCCCAGTACGGCCGCATCATCACCTCTCGCATCCTGGTGGACCAAGTCACAG CAGGCATATCGCGAGGTGTGGGCTTCATCCGGTTTGACAAGAGAAACGAGGCGGAGGAGGCAATCAAGGGCCTGAACGGGCAGAAACCCCTGGGCGCGGCCGAGCCGATCACCGTCAAGTTTGCCAACAACCCCAGCCAGAAGACCGGCCAGGCGCTGCTCACCCAGCTGTACCAGACAGCCGCCCGCCGCTACACCGGACCCCTGCACCACCAGACCCAGCGTTTCAG ACTCGACAATTTACTAAACGCCAGCTACGGAGTCAAGag GTTCTCGCCCATCACCATAGACAGCATGACGAGCCTGGCGGGGGTCAACCTGACCGGCCCGGCCGGCGCCGGATGGTGCATCTTCGTCTACAACCTGTCTCCTGAAGCGGACGAGAGCGTCCTGTGGCAGCTGTTCGGGCCGTTCGGTGCCGTGACCAACGTCAAGGTTATCCGTgacttcaccaccaacaaatgCAAGGGCTTCGGCTTTGTTACCATGACCAACTACGACGAGGCGGCCATGGCCATCGCCAGCCTGAATGGCTATCGCCTGGGCGACCGCGTGCTTCAGGTCTCCTTCAAGACCAGCAAGCAGCACAAGGCCTGA
- the elavl3 gene encoding ELAV-like protein 3 isoform X8, with protein MVTQIISTMETQVSNGPSGTSLPNGPVISTNGATDDSKTNLIVNYLPQNMTQEEFKSLFGSIGEIESCKLVRDKITGQSLGYGFVNYSDPSDADKAINTLNGLKLQTKTIKVSYARPSSASIRDANLYVSGLPKTMSQKDMEQLFSQYGRIITSRILVDQVTAGISRGVGFIRFDKRNEAEEAIKGLNGQKPLGAAEPITVKFANNPSQKTGQALLTQLYQTAARRYTGPLHHQTQRFSSPSLFPRFSPITIDSMTSLAGVNLTGPAGAGWCIFVYNLSPEADESVLWQLFGPFGAVTNVKVIRDFTTNKCKGFGFVTMTNYDEAAMAIASLNGYRLGDRVLQVSFKTSKQHKA; from the exons ATGGTTACT CAGATAATCAGCACCATGGAAACCCAGGTGTCCAACGGTCCGAGCGGAACCAGCCTGCCCAACGGCCCGGTGATCAGCACCAACGGCGCCACGGACGACAGCAAGACCAACCTGATAGTCAACTACCTGCCGCAGAACATGACGCAGGAGGAGTTCAAGAGCCTCTTCGGCAGCATCGGCGAGATCGAGTCCTGCAAGCTGGTGCGAGATAAGATCACAG GCCAGAGTTTGGGCTACGGTTTCGTCAACTACTCCGACCCCAGCGACGCCGACAAGGCCATCAACACGCTCAACGGTCTAAAGCTCCAGACCAAAACAATCAAG GTGTCCTACGCCAGGCCCAGTTCAGCCTCCATTCGAGACGCCAACCTGTACGTGAGCGGCCTCCCCAAAACCATGAGCCAGAAGGACATGGAGCAGCTGTTCTCCCAGTACGGCCGCATCATCACCTCTCGCATCCTGGTGGACCAAGTCACAG CAGGCATATCGCGAGGTGTGGGCTTCATCCGGTTTGACAAGAGAAACGAGGCGGAGGAGGCAATCAAGGGCCTGAACGGGCAGAAACCCCTGGGCGCGGCCGAGCCGATCACCGTCAAGTTTGCCAACAACCCCAGCCAGAAGACCGGCCAGGCGCTGCTCACCCAGCTGTACCAGACAGCCGCCCGCCGCTACACCGGACCCCTGCACCACCAGACCCAGCGTTTCAG ctctccctctctcttccccaGGTTCTCGCCCATCACCATAGACAGCATGACGAGCCTGGCGGGGGTCAACCTGACCGGCCCGGCCGGCGCCGGATGGTGCATCTTCGTCTACAACCTGTCTCCTGAAGCGGACGAGAGCGTCCTGTGGCAGCTGTTCGGGCCGTTCGGTGCCGTGACCAACGTCAAGGTTATCCGTgacttcaccaccaacaaatgCAAGGGCTTCGGCTTTGTTACCATGACCAACTACGACGAGGCGGCCATGGCCATCGCCAGCCTGAATGGCTATCGCCTGGGCGACCGCGTGCTTCAGGTCTCCTTCAAGACCAGCAAGCAGCACAAGGCCTGA
- the elavl3 gene encoding ELAV-like protein 3 isoform X11 — protein MVTIISTMETQVSNGPSGTSLPNGPVISTNGATDDSKTNLIVNYLPQNMTQEEFKSLFGSIGEIESCKLVRDKITGQSLGYGFVNYSDPSDADKAINTLNGLKLQTKTIKVSYARPSSASIRDANLYVSGLPKTMSQKDMEQLFSQYGRIITSRILVDQVTGISRGVGFIRFDKRNEAEEAIKGLNGQKPLGAAEPITVKFANNPSQKTGQALLTQLYQTAARRYTGPLHHQTQRFRFSPITIDSMTSLAGVNLTGPAGAGWCIFVYNLSPEADESVLWQLFGPFGAVTNVKVIRDFTTNKCKGFGFVTMTNYDEAAMAIASLNGYRLGDRVLQVSFKTSKQHKA, from the exons ATGGTTACT ATAATCAGCACCATGGAAACCCAGGTGTCCAACGGTCCGAGCGGAACCAGCCTGCCCAACGGCCCGGTGATCAGCACCAACGGCGCCACGGACGACAGCAAGACCAACCTGATAGTCAACTACCTGCCGCAGAACATGACGCAGGAGGAGTTCAAGAGCCTCTTCGGCAGCATCGGCGAGATCGAGTCCTGCAAGCTGGTGCGAGATAAGATCACAG GCCAGAGTTTGGGCTACGGTTTCGTCAACTACTCCGACCCCAGCGACGCCGACAAGGCCATCAACACGCTCAACGGTCTAAAGCTCCAGACCAAAACAATCAAG GTGTCCTACGCCAGGCCCAGTTCAGCCTCCATTCGAGACGCCAACCTGTACGTGAGCGGCCTCCCCAAAACCATGAGCCAGAAGGACATGGAGCAGCTGTTCTCCCAGTACGGCCGCATCATCACCTCTCGCATCCTGGTGGACCAAGTCACAG GCATATCGCGAGGTGTGGGCTTCATCCGGTTTGACAAGAGAAACGAGGCGGAGGAGGCAATCAAGGGCCTGAACGGGCAGAAACCCCTGGGCGCGGCCGAGCCGATCACCGTCAAGTTTGCCAACAACCCCAGCCAGAAGACCGGCCAGGCGCTGCTCACCCAGCTGTACCAGACAGCCGCCCGCCGCTACACCGGACCCCTGCACCACCAGACCCAGCGTTTCAG GTTCTCGCCCATCACCATAGACAGCATGACGAGCCTGGCGGGGGTCAACCTGACCGGCCCGGCCGGCGCCGGATGGTGCATCTTCGTCTACAACCTGTCTCCTGAAGCGGACGAGAGCGTCCTGTGGCAGCTGTTCGGGCCGTTCGGTGCCGTGACCAACGTCAAGGTTATCCGTgacttcaccaccaacaaatgCAAGGGCTTCGGCTTTGTTACCATGACCAACTACGACGAGGCGGCCATGGCCATCGCCAGCCTGAATGGCTATCGCCTGGGCGACCGCGTGCTTCAGGTCTCCTTCAAGACCAGCAAGCAGCACAAGGCCTGA
- the elavl3 gene encoding ELAV-like protein 3 isoform X3, with the protein MVTQIISTMETQVSNGPSGTSLPNGPVISTNGATDDSKTNLIVNYLPQNMTQEEFKSLFGSIGEIESCKLVRDKITGQSLGYGFVNYSDPSDADKAINTLNGLKLQTKTIKVSYARPSSASIRDANLYVSGLPKTMSQKDMEQLFSQYGRIITSRILVDQVTGISRGVGFIRFDKRNEAEEAIKGLNGQKPLGAAEPITVKFANNPSQKTGQALLTQLYQTAARRYTGPLHHQTQRFRLDNLLNASYGVKSSPSLFPRFSPITIDSMTSLAGVNLTGPAGAGWCIFVYNLSPEADESVLWQLFGPFGAVTNVKVIRDFTTNKCKGFGFVTMTNYDEAAMAIASLNGYRLGDRVLQVSFKTSKQHKA; encoded by the exons ATGGTTACT CAGATAATCAGCACCATGGAAACCCAGGTGTCCAACGGTCCGAGCGGAACCAGCCTGCCCAACGGCCCGGTGATCAGCACCAACGGCGCCACGGACGACAGCAAGACCAACCTGATAGTCAACTACCTGCCGCAGAACATGACGCAGGAGGAGTTCAAGAGCCTCTTCGGCAGCATCGGCGAGATCGAGTCCTGCAAGCTGGTGCGAGATAAGATCACAG GCCAGAGTTTGGGCTACGGTTTCGTCAACTACTCCGACCCCAGCGACGCCGACAAGGCCATCAACACGCTCAACGGTCTAAAGCTCCAGACCAAAACAATCAAG GTGTCCTACGCCAGGCCCAGTTCAGCCTCCATTCGAGACGCCAACCTGTACGTGAGCGGCCTCCCCAAAACCATGAGCCAGAAGGACATGGAGCAGCTGTTCTCCCAGTACGGCCGCATCATCACCTCTCGCATCCTGGTGGACCAAGTCACAG GCATATCGCGAGGTGTGGGCTTCATCCGGTTTGACAAGAGAAACGAGGCGGAGGAGGCAATCAAGGGCCTGAACGGGCAGAAACCCCTGGGCGCGGCCGAGCCGATCACCGTCAAGTTTGCCAACAACCCCAGCCAGAAGACCGGCCAGGCGCTGCTCACCCAGCTGTACCAGACAGCCGCCCGCCGCTACACCGGACCCCTGCACCACCAGACCCAGCGTTTCAG ACTCGACAATTTACTAAACGCCAGCTACGGAGTCAAGag ctctccctctctcttccccaGGTTCTCGCCCATCACCATAGACAGCATGACGAGCCTGGCGGGGGTCAACCTGACCGGCCCGGCCGGCGCCGGATGGTGCATCTTCGTCTACAACCTGTCTCCTGAAGCGGACGAGAGCGTCCTGTGGCAGCTGTTCGGGCCGTTCGGTGCCGTGACCAACGTCAAGGTTATCCGTgacttcaccaccaacaaatgCAAGGGCTTCGGCTTTGTTACCATGACCAACTACGACGAGGCGGCCATGGCCATCGCCAGCCTGAATGGCTATCGCCTGGGCGACCGCGTGCTTCAGGTCTCCTTCAAGACCAGCAAGCAGCACAAGGCCTGA
- the elavl3 gene encoding ELAV-like protein 3 isoform X7, whose translation MVTQIISTMETQVSNGPSGTSLPNGPVISTNGATDDSKTNLIVNYLPQNMTQEEFKSLFGSIGEIESCKLVRDKITGQSLGYGFVNYSDPSDADKAINTLNGLKLQTKTIKVSYARPSSASIRDANLYVSGLPKTMSQKDMEQLFSQYGRIITSRILVDQVTGISRGVGFIRFDKRNEAEEAIKGLNGQKPLGAAEPITVKFANNPSQKTGQALLTQLYQTAARRYTGPLHHQTQRFRLDNLLNASYGVKRFSPITIDSMTSLAGVNLTGPAGAGWCIFVYNLSPEADESVLWQLFGPFGAVTNVKVIRDFTTNKCKGFGFVTMTNYDEAAMAIASLNGYRLGDRVLQVSFKTSKQHKA comes from the exons ATGGTTACT CAGATAATCAGCACCATGGAAACCCAGGTGTCCAACGGTCCGAGCGGAACCAGCCTGCCCAACGGCCCGGTGATCAGCACCAACGGCGCCACGGACGACAGCAAGACCAACCTGATAGTCAACTACCTGCCGCAGAACATGACGCAGGAGGAGTTCAAGAGCCTCTTCGGCAGCATCGGCGAGATCGAGTCCTGCAAGCTGGTGCGAGATAAGATCACAG GCCAGAGTTTGGGCTACGGTTTCGTCAACTACTCCGACCCCAGCGACGCCGACAAGGCCATCAACACGCTCAACGGTCTAAAGCTCCAGACCAAAACAATCAAG GTGTCCTACGCCAGGCCCAGTTCAGCCTCCATTCGAGACGCCAACCTGTACGTGAGCGGCCTCCCCAAAACCATGAGCCAGAAGGACATGGAGCAGCTGTTCTCCCAGTACGGCCGCATCATCACCTCTCGCATCCTGGTGGACCAAGTCACAG GCATATCGCGAGGTGTGGGCTTCATCCGGTTTGACAAGAGAAACGAGGCGGAGGAGGCAATCAAGGGCCTGAACGGGCAGAAACCCCTGGGCGCGGCCGAGCCGATCACCGTCAAGTTTGCCAACAACCCCAGCCAGAAGACCGGCCAGGCGCTGCTCACCCAGCTGTACCAGACAGCCGCCCGCCGCTACACCGGACCCCTGCACCACCAGACCCAGCGTTTCAG ACTCGACAATTTACTAAACGCCAGCTACGGAGTCAAGag GTTCTCGCCCATCACCATAGACAGCATGACGAGCCTGGCGGGGGTCAACCTGACCGGCCCGGCCGGCGCCGGATGGTGCATCTTCGTCTACAACCTGTCTCCTGAAGCGGACGAGAGCGTCCTGTGGCAGCTGTTCGGGCCGTTCGGTGCCGTGACCAACGTCAAGGTTATCCGTgacttcaccaccaacaaatgCAAGGGCTTCGGCTTTGTTACCATGACCAACTACGACGAGGCGGCCATGGCCATCGCCAGCCTGAATGGCTATCGCCTGGGCGACCGCGTGCTTCAGGTCTCCTTCAAGACCAGCAAGCAGCACAAGGCCTGA